Proteins encoded together in one Salvelinus namaycush isolate Seneca chromosome 26, SaNama_1.0, whole genome shotgun sequence window:
- the LOC120021240 gene encoding 28S ribosomal protein S24, mitochondrial-like, producing the protein MAASLSCRSVNLSIALARVGTSICVNSGTRTLHVTAICCKNRAARIRVGKGDRPLTYEQALHPHHIGHRKGWLSQHTGNLQGEGGASDRTVEDVFVRRFIFGTFHNCLANELVIKRRGNMLVVCALMLQKLPPQKFYFLIGYTETLLSHFYKCPVKMEVQTLADKAVYKYL; encoded by the exons ATGGCTGCGTCTTTGAGCTGTCGAAGTGTGAATTTATCG ATCGCGCTTGCCAGAGTCGGTACTTCGATATGCGTCAACTCTGGAACACGAACACTTCATGTCACTGCAATATGCTGCAAG AATCGGGCAGCCCGTATCCGAGTGGGGAAAGGAGACCGACCACTGACCTATGAGCAAGCCCTCCACCCCCATCACATAGGCCACCGCAAGGGTTGGCTTTCCCAGCACACTG GCAACttacagggagagggaggagcatcCGATCGAACAGTAGAGGACGTGTTCGTGCGGCGTTTCATCTTCGGCACCTTCCATAACTGCCTAGCCAATGAGCTTGTGATAAAGCGGCGAGGGAACATGCTGGTGGTGTGTGCCCTGATGTTGCAGAAACTCCCTCCTCAGAAGTTCTACTTCCTTATTGGCTACACAGAGACGCTGCTCTCCCACTTCTACAAGTGTCCCGTCAAGATGGAGGTCCAGACCTTAGCGGACAAGGCTGTCTACAAGTACCTCTGA